One genomic region from Haloterrigena gelatinilytica encodes:
- the gnd gene encoding phosphogluconate dehydrogenase (NAD(+)-dependent, decarboxylating) — translation MQLGVIGLGRMGQIVVDRTLEAGHDVVAFDLDAEAVATAADAGAEPAESIADLTDRLGDDKRIWLMVPAGEAVDATLEELESHLGGDDVVVDGGNSYFEDSVRRAASCPAAYLDCGTSGGPAGAELGFSLMVGGPEWAYDELTPVFDAVATGPDGHEHMGPAGSGHYVKMIHNGVEYALMQTYGEGFELLHEGRYDLDLESVASVWNNGAVIRSWLLELCEEAFREEGNDLGTVADRIEGGSTGTWTVQEALEQEVPLPLIYTALSERFGSRADDGRFSRRLANRLRYGFGRHEVPRRD, via the coding sequence ATGCAACTGGGCGTAATCGGACTCGGACGCATGGGACAGATCGTCGTCGACCGCACCCTCGAGGCCGGCCACGACGTCGTCGCCTTCGACCTCGATGCGGAGGCCGTCGCGACGGCCGCCGACGCCGGCGCCGAGCCGGCGGAGTCGATCGCGGACCTGACCGACCGCCTCGGCGACGACAAGCGCATCTGGCTGATGGTTCCCGCCGGGGAGGCCGTCGACGCGACCCTCGAGGAACTCGAGAGCCACCTCGGCGGCGACGACGTCGTCGTCGACGGCGGCAACTCCTACTTCGAGGACTCCGTGCGCCGCGCGGCGTCCTGTCCCGCGGCGTATCTGGACTGTGGCACCTCCGGCGGCCCCGCGGGCGCGGAACTCGGCTTCTCGCTGATGGTCGGCGGCCCCGAGTGGGCCTACGACGAGCTGACGCCCGTCTTCGACGCGGTCGCGACCGGTCCCGACGGCCACGAGCACATGGGGCCCGCCGGCTCGGGCCACTACGTGAAGATGATCCACAACGGCGTCGAGTACGCCCTGATGCAGACGTACGGCGAGGGCTTCGAGTTGCTCCACGAGGGTCGCTACGATCTGGACCTCGAGTCAGTCGCGTCGGTCTGGAACAACGGCGCCGTCATCCGGTCGTGGCTGCTCGAACTCTGCGAGGAGGCGTTCCGCGAGGAGGGGAACGACCTCGGAACCGTCGCCGATCGTATCGAGGGCGGCTCGACAGGGACCTGGACCGTCCAGGAGGCCTTAGAACAGGAGGTGCCGCTCCCCCTGATCTACACGGCGCTCTCCGAACGGTTCGGCTCGCGGGCCGACGACGGACGCTTCTCGCGGCGCCTCGCGAACCGGCTCCGGTACGGGTTCGGCCGTCACGAGGTCCCGCGACGGGATTGA